From Streptomyces sp. TLI_053, a single genomic window includes:
- a CDS encoding CU044_5270 family protein produces the protein MIRNPWRHNEPLDRAELARLLPAAADPRLATDRQDLLEEYLMNEIHQSDHAPAAPPARRPLRRAALFATPVAATAALAVVVSVGGSPGASTVAAPELVKAPVVQIEEGSTAQLASTVREIAAAATARTTPQPGPGQYIYIKSRVSFMSTRHNVDTGESTTWVQPLHDREVWKSPDGTKGWLDEPGYQDKGGITLDNKEPRKQNTYNWLAAQPTDPDALLKSVYATVSGDRDHDQQAFREIGSVIREQLVPSALTASLYEAAGKIPGVVVVEHAQDASGRDGIALARLDPWTGERSEWIFDRVTHQYLGSRGVQVREFGGVKPGTVVERTSIVTRAIVDAKDQRPGAGQATV, from the coding sequence ATGATCCGCAACCCGTGGCGGCACAACGAACCGCTCGACCGCGCGGAACTGGCCCGTCTGCTGCCGGCGGCGGCCGACCCCCGCCTGGCGACCGACCGCCAGGACCTGCTCGAGGAGTACTTGATGAACGAGATCCACCAGTCCGACCACGCCCCCGCGGCGCCCCCGGCACGGCGGCCGCTGCGCCGCGCCGCGCTGTTCGCGACCCCCGTCGCCGCGACGGCGGCCCTGGCCGTGGTGGTGTCCGTCGGCGGCTCGCCCGGCGCCAGCACCGTGGCCGCCCCGGAGCTGGTCAAGGCACCCGTCGTGCAGATCGAGGAGGGGAGCACCGCGCAGCTCGCCTCGACGGTCCGCGAGATCGCCGCCGCCGCGACGGCGCGCACCACGCCCCAGCCGGGACCGGGCCAGTACATCTACATCAAGAGCCGGGTCTCCTTCATGTCCACCCGTCACAACGTGGACACCGGGGAGTCCACCACCTGGGTCCAGCCGCTGCACGACCGCGAAGTGTGGAAGTCGCCCGACGGCACCAAGGGCTGGCTGGACGAGCCCGGTTACCAGGACAAGGGCGGCATCACCCTGGACAACAAGGAGCCCCGCAAGCAGAACACCTACAACTGGCTCGCGGCCCAGCCGACCGACCCCGACGCCCTGTTGAAGTCCGTCTACGCGACGGTGAGCGGCGACCGGGACCACGACCAGCAGGCGTTCAGGGAGATCGGCTCCGTCATCCGCGAGCAGCTCGTGCCCTCGGCGCTCACCGCCTCGCTCTACGAGGCCGCGGGGAAGATCCCGGGTGTCGTGGTGGTCGAGCACGCGCAGGACGCCTCCGGCCGGGACGGGATCGCCCTGGCGCGGCTCGACCCCTGGACCGGCGAGCGGTCGGAGTGGATCTTCGACCGGGTGACCCACCAGTACCTCGGCAGCCGCGGCGTGCAGGTCCGCGAGTTCGGCGGCGTCAAGCCCGGCACCGTCGTGGAGCGTACGAGCATCGTGACCCGGGCGATCGTCGACGCGAAGGACCAGCGGCCCGGCGCCGGTCAGGCCACGGTCTGA
- a CDS encoding RNA polymerase sigma factor yields the protein MNHPHSRLRAGNPEAFRELFREHSSLVYRHAVRVTGDRALAEDVVSLTFLEAWRLRGKLRDEGDGPRPWLMGIAVNVLRNTTRAARRHNMAMARMPAAAPVPDFADELVGRMADSEQLAAARKALGRLRRSEREVFALCVWSGLGYAEAAASLGVPVGTVRSRLSRARTRLRRLADDELRAAKKNNARNIAKKNPEPLRIPGQVQGGRGIAARPHKETHR from the coding sequence GTGAACCATCCGCACTCCCGGCTCCGGGCCGGGAACCCCGAAGCATTTCGCGAGCTCTTCCGGGAGCACTCGTCCCTGGTCTACCGCCATGCCGTGCGGGTGACCGGGGACCGGGCGCTCGCCGAGGACGTGGTCTCGCTGACCTTCCTGGAGGCCTGGCGCCTGCGCGGGAAACTGCGCGACGAGGGCGACGGTCCACGGCCGTGGCTGATGGGCATCGCCGTCAATGTGCTGCGCAACACGACGCGTGCCGCCCGCCGCCACAACATGGCGATGGCCCGCATGCCGGCGGCCGCTCCGGTGCCCGACTTCGCCGACGAACTCGTCGGCCGGATGGCCGACTCCGAGCAGCTCGCGGCCGCCCGGAAGGCCCTGGGGCGGCTGCGGCGCTCGGAGCGCGAGGTCTTCGCGCTCTGCGTCTGGTCCGGACTCGGCTACGCGGAGGCGGCAGCCTCCCTCGGGGTGCCCGTCGGCACCGTGCGCTCGCGCCTCTCCCGGGCCCGCACCCGGCTGCGGAGACTCGCGGACGACGAGCTGCGCGCCGCGAAGAAGAACAACGCGCGGAACATCGCGAAGAAGAACCCGGAACCGCTCCGCATCCCCGGACAAGTACAGGGCGGCCGCGGCATCGCGGCCCGGCCGCACAAGGAGACGCACCGATGA
- a CDS encoding RICIN domain-containing protein, whose amino-acid sequence MKRSLSTPARLLALVGAALLALVVAAPPANAYVLERRAWIINDATSRCLDVPGDGAPWPGDRVGVFQCTPGDNQIWDLTGTESFDYLYPNGDVKHLDRFVIQSSLSPYLCLDIPGTGGDLPNGTEIRLHGCITAHDNQEWYWLPWPTKDSGDKLLVNYQTGKCLDVDGVAADGTDWGNRTTWLYDCFVPGGGTDDHVWRTLDL is encoded by the coding sequence GTGAAACGAAGCCTGTCGACACCCGCCCGCCTGCTCGCCCTGGTCGGCGCCGCGCTGCTCGCGCTCGTCGTCGCCGCACCGCCCGCGAACGCGTACGTCCTCGAGCGCCGGGCGTGGATCATCAACGACGCAACATCCAGGTGCCTCGACGTGCCGGGCGACGGCGCGCCGTGGCCCGGCGACCGGGTCGGGGTCTTCCAGTGCACCCCGGGGGACAACCAGATCTGGGACCTCACCGGCACGGAATCGTTCGACTACTTGTACCCGAACGGTGATGTGAAGCACCTGGACCGGTTCGTCATCCAGAGCAGCCTGAGCCCCTACCTCTGCCTCGACATCCCGGGCACCGGCGGCGATCTGCCCAACGGGACCGAGATCCGACTCCACGGCTGCATCACCGCCCACGACAACCAGGAGTGGTACTGGCTCCCGTGGCCGACGAAGGACTCGGGCGACAAGCTGCTCGTCAACTACCAGACCGGGAAGTGCCTCGACGTCGACGGCGTGGCCGCCGACGGCACCGACTGGGGCAACCGCACGACCTGGCTCTACGACTGCTTCGTCCCCGGCGGCGGCACCGACGACCACGTCTGGCGCACCCTCGATCTCTGA
- a CDS encoding serine hydrolase domain-containing protein codes for MTFSRTKALAAAVLTVASLTSVALPAVPPAAARALAKTPSPAHSCVRSDPDADPRAREVLDIARQVQQELDLKSVILRVTVDGHELVTGALGESMTGVPAEPAMHFRAGSVAFPFLGIILLQLAEEGRIGLDDPVARWLPDLPKSDRITLRMLGDTTSGLADYVTDRGFLDELAAEPFRHWTPEELVAISTGQNFWYEPGTNWSYSHANFVLLGEALERITGTRLDHLLEQRIFGPLGMRQTVNSFTPDIPTPVQHAFTASRGRYEESTFWNPSWTTAPGAVLISDICDLTRSVEAVGTGELLSEASFRTQLNPGTVGLPGPVHGCPEDVCLPQTEAQHFGLGVIVDRGWILSNPSFSGYAAIEAYQPDEHLAIAVSTTRNCAAPDRNTAQDVARRIAERLSPDHPLRVG; via the coding sequence ATGACCTTCTCCCGCACCAAGGCGCTCGCCGCCGCCGTCCTGACGGTCGCGAGCCTGACCTCCGTCGCCCTCCCGGCCGTACCGCCGGCCGCCGCCCGCGCCCTCGCCAAGACCCCCTCGCCCGCGCACTCCTGCGTCCGCTCGGATCCCGACGCCGACCCCCGGGCCCGCGAGGTGCTCGACATCGCCCGGCAGGTCCAGCAGGAGCTCGACCTCAAGTCGGTGATCCTGCGGGTCACCGTCGACGGCCACGAACTCGTCACCGGTGCCCTCGGCGAGTCGATGACGGGTGTTCCGGCCGAACCCGCGATGCACTTCCGGGCCGGGTCGGTGGCCTTCCCGTTCCTCGGCATCATCCTGCTGCAACTCGCCGAGGAGGGCCGGATCGGCCTGGACGACCCGGTCGCCCGCTGGCTGCCGGACCTGCCGAAGTCGGACCGGATCACCCTGCGGATGCTCGGCGACACCACCTCCGGGCTCGCCGACTACGTCACCGACCGGGGCTTCCTGGACGAGCTGGCCGCCGAGCCGTTCCGGCACTGGACCCCGGAGGAACTGGTCGCGATCTCCACCGGGCAGAACTTCTGGTACGAGCCCGGGACCAACTGGAGCTACTCGCACGCGAACTTCGTTCTGCTCGGCGAGGCACTGGAGCGGATCACCGGCACCCGGCTGGACCACCTGCTGGAGCAGCGGATCTTCGGCCCGCTCGGCATGCGCCAGACCGTCAACAGCTTCACCCCGGACATCCCCACCCCGGTGCAGCACGCCTTCACCGCCTCGCGCGGCAGGTACGAGGAGTCGACGTTCTGGAACCCGTCCTGGACCACCGCCCCGGGCGCGGTGCTGATCAGCGACATCTGCGACCTGACCCGCTCGGTGGAGGCCGTCGGCACCGGTGAGCTGCTCTCCGAGGCGTCCTTCCGGACCCAGCTGAACCCCGGCACGGTCGGCCTGCCGGGTCCGGTGCACGGCTGCCCGGAGGACGTCTGCCTGCCGCAGACCGAGGCCCAGCACTTCGGCCTCGGCGTCATCGTCGACCGGGGCTGGATCCTGTCCAACCCCTCGTTCTCCGGTTACGCCGCGATCGAGGCCTACCAGCCGGACGAGCACCTGGCGATCGCCGTCAGCACGACGCGGAACTGCGCGGCGCCGGACCGCAACACGGCGCAGGACGTGGCCCGCCGGATCGCGGAGCGGCTCTCCCCGGACCACCCGCTCCGCGTCGGCTGA
- a CDS encoding GNAT family protein has translation MSTPATAPTAADPDGAEPRTFRRTTLDLGDTVLRPWGRADAEPGPVLDSLVAAAADPLIALWNPLATHDPAAALAWLEAREDGWDRGVAAPFAVLDAADGALLGCVNLRWVDRADGLAMIGYWAPPAGRGRGVIGRATRAVTAWGFRTADARRIEIAHAVGNEASCRLALNCGYLPEGTLRASHRFGDGTYHDEHLHARLATDPEPAAR, from the coding sequence ATGAGTACTCCCGCCACCGCGCCCACCGCCGCCGACCCGGACGGCGCCGAGCCGCGCACCTTCCGCCGCACCACGCTCGACCTGGGCGACACCGTGCTCAGGCCGTGGGGGCGGGCCGACGCCGAGCCGGGACCGGTGCTGGACAGCCTGGTCGCCGCCGCGGCCGATCCGCTGATAGCCCTCTGGAACCCGCTCGCGACCCACGATCCCGCCGCCGCCCTGGCCTGGCTGGAGGCCCGCGAGGACGGCTGGGACCGGGGCGTGGCCGCGCCGTTCGCCGTACTGGACGCCGCCGACGGCGCCCTGCTGGGCTGCGTCAACCTGCGCTGGGTCGACCGCGCGGACGGCCTGGCGATGATCGGCTACTGGGCGCCGCCGGCCGGGCGCGGCCGGGGCGTGATCGGCCGGGCCACCAGGGCGGTCACCGCCTGGGGCTTCCGCACGGCCGACGCCCGGCGGATCGAGATCGCCCACGCGGTCGGCAACGAAGCCTCCTGCCGACTGGCCCTGAACTGCGGCTACCTCCCCGAGGGCACCCTGCGGGCCTCGCACCGCTTCGGCGACGGGACGTACCATGACGAACACCTGCACGCCCGCCTGGCCACCGACCCCGAGCCCGCCGCGCGGTAA
- a CDS encoding ornithine cyclodeaminase family protein — MTLLLSRAEVEASLDLPTALAALEAGFRTADRLPPAHRVGSALPGPGTAMCLLPGLLPDVPAYTVKVNAKFPAATPALRGIVCLHALADGELLALLDSASVTAWRTGLAAALATHTLAPEHARTVAVIGAGAQSRATLRALRTLRPVDEVYAYDLDPDRAAAVGRAVPDARAAVEAADIVITATWSREPLLDADVLRPGLHLTALGFDERGKTELSPALLRASRLVVDDRALATASGVLHGSGPDPALAVEFADVLRGTLPARPDDRPTVFAPIGLPWQDLALAWPVLLAARSAGTAPVFDFH, encoded by the coding sequence ATGACCCTGCTTCTCTCCCGTGCGGAGGTCGAGGCCTCCCTCGACCTCCCCACCGCGCTGGCCGCCCTGGAGGCGGGCTTCCGCACCGCCGACCGGCTGCCGCCCGCCCACCGCGTGGGCAGCGCGCTCCCCGGCCCCGGCACGGCGATGTGCCTGCTCCCCGGGCTGCTCCCCGACGTGCCCGCCTACACCGTGAAGGTCAACGCCAAGTTCCCCGCCGCGACGCCCGCGCTCCGCGGGATCGTCTGCCTGCACGCGCTGGCCGACGGCGAACTGCTGGCACTGCTGGACTCCGCCTCCGTCACCGCCTGGCGGACCGGCCTGGCCGCGGCGCTGGCCACCCACACGCTCGCGCCGGAGCACGCGCGGACGGTCGCCGTGATCGGTGCCGGCGCGCAGAGCCGGGCCACGCTCCGGGCACTGCGCACCCTGCGTCCGGTCGACGAGGTGTACGCCTACGACCTCGACCCGGACCGGGCCGCGGCGGTCGGCCGGGCCGTACCCGACGCACGGGCGGCCGTCGAGGCCGCGGACATCGTCATCACCGCCACCTGGTCGCGCGAACCGCTGCTGGACGCCGACGTGCTGAGGCCGGGTCTGCACCTGACGGCCCTCGGCTTCGACGAGCGCGGCAAGACCGAGCTCTCCCCCGCCCTGCTGCGCGCGAGCCGGCTCGTGGTGGACGACCGCGCCCTCGCCACCGCCTCCGGAGTCCTGCACGGCTCCGGCCCGGACCCGGCCCTCGCCGTCGAGTTCGCCGATGTCCTGCGCGGCACCCTGCCGGCCCGGCCGGACGACCGGCCCACCGTGTTCGCGCCGATCGGCCTCCCCTGGCAGGACCTCGCCCTCGCCTGGCCGGTCCTCCTCGCCGCCCGCTCCGCCGGTACCGCCCCCGTCTTCGACTTCCACTGA
- a CDS encoding DUF4440 domain-containing protein yields the protein MSKAEIDQLTAEFFGAFDNRDGHGADVARLRRLMLPQGVIVATAPAFTVYSVEEFVEPRERLLAVDGRLVGFSEWETSERTEIEGDVASRFGEYRKSGLLDGKPYEGGGTKTIQFVRTPQGWRITAFSWHDRT from the coding sequence ATGTCCAAGGCCGAAATCGACCAGCTGACCGCCGAGTTCTTCGGGGCGTTCGACAATCGGGACGGTCACGGCGCCGATGTGGCCCGGTTGCGCCGCCTGATGCTCCCGCAGGGGGTGATCGTCGCCACCGCTCCGGCCTTCACGGTCTACTCGGTCGAGGAGTTCGTCGAGCCGCGCGAACGGCTGCTGGCGGTGGACGGTCGGCTGGTCGGCTTCTCCGAGTGGGAGACCTCCGAACGGACCGAGATCGAGGGCGACGTCGCGTCCCGCTTCGGCGAGTACCGCAAGTCCGGCCTCCTCGACGGCAAGCCCTACGAGGGCGGCGGGACGAAGACGATCCAGTTCGTGCGGACACCGCAGGGTTGGCGGATCACGGCCTTCTCCTGGCACGACCGGACCTGA
- a CDS encoding DUF3093 family protein, translated as MVIYDERLSVPLRWWLAALVAAGALAAALLPLSAAFAAGAGTVLLMALAWAFGRYGGARIRVCDGVLVAGPIVLRGEHTGAVEVLDRAAAFAWRTRLASPRARLLIRTYLPCAVRVEVAEPSLLCPYVYLSTRRPAALAAALEEARDHCTAPAGRGR; from the coding sequence GTGGTGATCTACGACGAACGACTCTCCGTCCCGCTGCGCTGGTGGCTGGCCGCGCTGGTGGCCGCCGGCGCGCTCGCGGCGGCGCTGCTCCCGCTCTCGGCGGCCTTCGCCGCCGGCGCCGGCACCGTGCTGCTGATGGCGCTCGCGTGGGCGTTCGGCCGGTACGGCGGGGCGCGGATCCGGGTGTGCGACGGCGTGCTGGTGGCCGGCCCGATCGTGCTGCGGGGCGAGCACACGGGTGCGGTCGAGGTCCTCGACCGGGCCGCCGCCTTCGCCTGGCGCACCCGGCTGGCGAGCCCCCGGGCGCGGCTCCTCATCCGCACCTACCTCCCCTGCGCGGTCCGGGTGGAGGTCGCCGAACCCTCCCTCCTCTGCCCCTACGTCTACCTCTCCACCCGCCGTCCGGCCGCCCTGGCCGCCGCGCTCGAGGAGGCGCGCGACCACTGCACCGCTCCGGCCGGCAGGGGGCGCTGA
- a CDS encoding MFS transporter encodes MRVQVLVGFGSFGVFWGAWGALIPEVQRQAGVGNAELGVAVLMIGLGALGSMRPAGVAVDRFGRSAVAVILLLMAAAAVLPGLANGARGLMAALAVLGAASGAVDVGINTLASEEESRSGRLMNAAHACFSACVVLGAIGSGLALERGLGADRVLLVATVLLAGAAVVVGFPGPAGSPVTPRRERRRSTVTDRPLLALGALCGLAYLIENAWQSWSAVMLRSVFHTGSGAAAAGPVVFAAAAAVGRLAGHGLTARLPQRHLLSLGAAVAAVGTLGAALAPGVRSMLAALVVAGLGTSVCTPTILSLAGERARPEARSSAVAVVASIGYGGCLFGPAAVGLTASSVGLRGALCGVAGMAAVLALVSLLSGPRSRAASRSLEAEG; translated from the coding sequence GTGCGAGTTCAGGTGCTGGTGGGATTCGGTTCGTTCGGGGTGTTCTGGGGTGCCTGGGGCGCGCTGATCCCGGAGGTCCAGCGGCAGGCCGGGGTGGGCAACGCCGAACTGGGTGTCGCCGTGCTGATGATCGGACTCGGTGCCCTCGGCTCGATGCGTCCGGCGGGGGTGGCCGTGGACCGCTTCGGCCGTTCGGCCGTCGCCGTGATCCTCCTGCTGATGGCGGCCGCCGCCGTACTGCCCGGGCTCGCGAACGGGGCGAGGGGCCTGATGGCGGCGCTCGCCGTGCTGGGCGCGGCGTCGGGGGCCGTCGACGTCGGGATCAACACGCTGGCGAGCGAGGAGGAGAGCCGCTCGGGCCGGCTGATGAACGCCGCTCACGCCTGCTTCTCCGCCTGCGTGGTGCTCGGTGCCATCGGCTCCGGTCTCGCGCTGGAGCGCGGCCTCGGGGCGGACCGGGTACTGCTGGTGGCCACCGTCCTGCTGGCCGGCGCGGCCGTGGTGGTCGGGTTCCCCGGTCCGGCGGGGTCACCGGTCACACCCCGCCGCGAGCGGCGACGGTCCACCGTCACGGACCGGCCGCTGCTGGCCCTCGGGGCGCTGTGCGGCCTCGCGTACCTGATCGAGAACGCCTGGCAGAGCTGGAGCGCGGTGATGCTGCGCTCGGTCTTCCACACCGGGTCCGGCGCGGCGGCCGCCGGACCGGTGGTGTTCGCCGCCGCCGCCGCGGTCGGCCGCCTGGCCGGCCACGGACTCACCGCCCGGCTGCCGCAGCGGCACCTGCTCTCCCTCGGCGCGGCGGTCGCGGCCGTCGGAACCCTGGGCGCCGCGCTGGCACCGGGCGTGCGGTCGATGCTGGCCGCGCTGGTCGTGGCCGGTCTGGGCACCTCGGTGTGCACGCCCACGATCCTCTCGCTGGCCGGGGAGCGGGCCCGCCCCGAGGCCCGCTCGTCGGCGGTGGCGGTGGTCGCGTCGATCGGCTACGGCGGCTGCCTGTTCGGGCCCGCCGCCGTCGGCCTCACCGCCTCCTCGGTCGGCCTCCGGGGCGCCCTGTGCGGTGTCGCGGGGATGGCGGCGGTGCTGGCCCTCGTCTCCCTGCTGTCCGGGCCCCGCTCCCGAGCGGCATCGCGGTCGCTGGAGGCCGAGGGCTGA